Proteins from one Bacillaceae bacterium S4-13-56 genomic window:
- a CDS encoding bifunctional GNAT family N-acetyltransferase/carbon-nitrogen hydrolase family protein yields the protein MPKLDLSKFEHKIKIRNIEYSDIEQILKLQELCFPNMEPWKRDQLKSHIDHFQEGQFCVEYDSQIIGTCSSLIVNFDEYDDKHTWDDITDEGYITNHDPDGYNLYGIEVMVHPDFRRMKIGRRLYEARKDLARRYNLKSIIIGGRIPFYHKYEKEYSPREYVEEVMAKNIYDPVLTFQIMNGFTVMRINPKYLPDDKASLEYATLMEWNNVDYRPTSKRHFKTSFPVRITVIQYMMKSIDSFEEFKRQVEYYVDVAYDFGSDFAVFPEIFTTQLMSFLDEKVPAKAVRRLSEYTEDYIELFTHLAVRYNVNIIGGSHFVEEDDHIYNIAYLFRRDGTIEKQYKIHVTPNEKKWWGIQPGDSVKVFDTDCGKIAIQICYDIEFPELSRYAVDQGANIIFCPFCTDDRQGYLRVRYCAQARAVENQVYTVIAGTVGNLSQVENMDIQYAQSGIFTPSDFEFARDGIIGECHPNIETVVVGDVDIEILRRQRKSGTVRQLRDRRRDLFEIKFNNLNTQVKEMKKD from the coding sequence ATGCCAAAATTGGATTTATCAAAATTTGAACATAAAATTAAAATACGAAATATAGAGTATTCAGACATTGAGCAAATCTTAAAATTGCAAGAGCTTTGTTTTCCAAACATGGAGCCTTGGAAGAGGGATCAGTTAAAAAGTCATATTGACCATTTTCAAGAGGGTCAATTTTGTGTTGAATATGATAGTCAAATTATCGGGACATGCTCCAGTCTTATTGTGAATTTTGATGAGTATGATGATAAACATACATGGGACGACATTACAGACGAGGGGTACATCACGAATCATGATCCAGATGGTTACAATTTATATGGGATTGAAGTCATGGTACATCCTGATTTTAGAAGAATGAAGATTGGTCGTCGACTTTATGAAGCTCGTAAGGATTTAGCAAGAAGATATAATCTTAAAAGTATCATTATAGGAGGGAGAATTCCTTTTTATCATAAATATGAAAAAGAATACTCTCCTAGAGAATATGTGGAAGAAGTTATGGCGAAAAATATTTATGATCCAGTCCTTACCTTTCAGATAATGAATGGATTTACGGTCATGAGAATTAATCCAAAGTATCTTCCAGATGATAAGGCGTCTTTAGAATATGCAACTTTAATGGAATGGAATAATGTTGATTATCGGCCGACATCCAAACGACATTTTAAAACCTCTTTTCCAGTTCGAATTACAGTGATTCAGTATATGATGAAGTCCATTGATTCGTTTGAGGAGTTTAAAAGGCAGGTTGAATATTATGTAGATGTAGCCTATGACTTTGGATCTGACTTTGCCGTATTTCCTGAAATATTTACGACACAGCTCATGTCATTTTTAGATGAGAAAGTGCCGGCCAAGGCTGTCCGTCGTTTATCGGAATATACAGAGGATTATATCGAGTTATTTACTCATTTAGCAGTGAGGTACAACGTCAATATCATTGGTGGCTCGCATTTTGTTGAAGAGGATGATCATATTTATAATATTGCCTATCTCTTTAGACGAGATGGTACCATTGAAAAACAATACAAAATACATGTAACACCAAATGAAAAAAAATGGTGGGGAATACAACCAGGTGATTCAGTAAAGGTCTTTGATACAGATTGTGGAAAAATAGCTATTCAGATTTGTTATGATATTGAATTTCCTGAGCTTTCACGTTATGCGGTAGATCAAGGTGCTAACATCATTTTCTGTCCATTTTGTACTGATGACAGACAAGGATATTTGCGTGTTCGATATTGTGCTCAGGCCCGTGCCGTTGAAAATCAAGTATATACGGTTATTGCTGGAACAGTTGGCAACCTTTCACAAGTGGAAAATATGGACATTCAATATGCTCAGTCAGGCATTTTCACTCCTAGTGATTTTGAATTCGCAAGAGACGGAATTATTGGAGAATGTCATCCTAATATCGAAACGGTTGTCGTTGGTGATGTAGACATTGAGATATTACGAAGACAAAGAAAGTCAGGAACTGTAAGACAATTGCGAGACAGAAGAAGGGATCTATTTGAAATTAAATTTAATAATTTAAATACCCAAGTA
- a CDS encoding ABC transporter ATP-binding protein, translated as MISVKNVGKTYRNKKVIHEVSFDIKKGESICLLGPNGAGKTTLLKMLASVENHTKGSITYLGVPLKKSFKKLRKQSGYVSQEIVLYEEMKVKDQIQFWQKITKKKASSEYINETIQLLRLHDVWDERTENLSGGWKRKLHLCVGMIHEPEICFLDEPTAGVDIAARLDIIKWLKKLHEQGMTLIFISHHWDEMKQLGERILLLENGELLFDGSETELDQNIDRLIGNASTKELASILEAKQ; from the coding sequence ATGATCTCAGTCAAAAATGTCGGTAAAACTTATAGAAATAAGAAGGTAATACATGAAGTTTCTTTTGATATAAAGAAGGGTGAATCCATTTGCTTACTTGGTCCAAATGGTGCTGGTAAAACTACTTTATTGAAAATGTTAGCATCTGTCGAAAATCACACTAAAGGTTCTATCACCTACTTGGGAGTTCCTTTGAAAAAAAGTTTTAAGAAATTACGTAAGCAAAGTGGTTATGTATCTCAAGAAATTGTCCTGTATGAAGAAATGAAAGTAAAAGACCAAATTCAATTTTGGCAAAAAATAACGAAGAAAAAGGCAAGTTCCGAATACATTAATGAGACTATTCAGCTTCTCCGACTTCATGATGTTTGGGATGAACGAACGGAAAATCTATCTGGTGGTTGGAAGAGAAAATTACATTTATGTGTGGGAATGATCCATGAGCCAGAGATTTGTTTTTTAGATGAGCCTACTGCAGGAGTAGATATAGCAGCAAGACTTGACATCATAAAATGGTTAAAAAAGCTGCATGAGCAAGGCATGACTCTTATTTTTATCAGCCATCATTGGGATGAAATGAAGCAATTGGGAGAACGTATTTTATTATTGGAGAATGGGGAATTACTTTTTGATGGATCAGAAACGGAATTGGATCAAAACATAGACCGCTTAATTGGGAATGCATCTACAAAAGAATTAGCATCCATTCTAGAAGCAAAACAGTAG
- a CDS encoding ABC transporter permease, with translation MLTTLFLRLKQLIDKPWMILFLILIPMIVVLAIQPLIQKSMDTVGIPIAVVGLEQTGSSDFIELKLSEADRIDIRHLDEKQSLTLLQKGEVEAVFVFDEEFEEILQSGEIKKAITWYRTGESQLDFIVKEKIASLVTRYAINSKAAQQVSSHTDVSWQKAWDYSDEFWEPEPLFQIEHEMIVTKEIQQEEKPSVQMSSLLWAGFFLYLSWSTLLYLHEPLIHEKRKGILERIRSNKGTILPYYLGHFVFTTGITLLVFFLYLMISYLWKGQLLFSFSEMLSILGWVYIVGIGFPLLLQYFIRDIKIYRMVILIYPLLSYAVFFMIFFQIYDIGLLKWMFPHVWYYYWLLG, from the coding sequence ATGCTTACTACACTATTTCTCCGTCTTAAGCAGCTTATAGATAAACCTTGGATGATATTATTCTTAATTCTAATTCCAATGATAGTTGTCTTGGCTATTCAGCCCCTTATTCAAAAATCAATGGATACGGTGGGTATTCCCATTGCAGTAGTTGGTTTGGAGCAGACTGGTTCATCAGATTTTATAGAACTAAAGCTATCTGAGGCAGATCGAATAGACATACGACACCTTGATGAAAAACAGTCATTAACCTTATTACAAAAAGGAGAAGTTGAAGCTGTATTTGTTTTCGATGAGGAATTTGAAGAGATTCTTCAAAGCGGTGAAATAAAAAAAGCGATTACTTGGTATAGAACTGGCGAGTCTCAATTAGATTTTATTGTCAAAGAAAAAATTGCTTCCTTAGTTACTCGATATGCGATAAATAGTAAGGCTGCACAGCAAGTATCCAGTCACACAGATGTTTCATGGCAGAAGGCTTGGGACTATTCAGATGAATTTTGGGAACCGGAGCCCTTATTCCAAATAGAGCATGAGATGATTGTGACAAAGGAAATACAACAAGAAGAGAAACCTTCTGTACAAATGTCCTCTCTTTTATGGGCTGGCTTCTTCCTCTATCTATCTTGGAGTACATTGTTATATTTACATGAGCCCCTCATACATGAAAAACGGAAAGGGATTTTAGAAAGAATCCGCTCCAACAAAGGGACAATCCTCCCTTACTATTTAGGGCATTTTGTTTTTACAACCGGAATAACTCTTCTTGTTTTTTTTCTTTATTTAATGATTAGCTATCTATGGAAAGGACAATTATTGTTTAGTTTTAGTGAGATGTTGTCCATTTTAGGATGGGTGTATATAGTGGGAATTGGATTTCCATTATTATTACAATACTTTATCCGCGATATTAAGATTTATCGCATGGTAATCTTGATATACCCACTTCTCTCCTATGCTGTGTTTTTTATGATTTTCTTTCAGATTTACGATATTGGACTTTTGAAATGGATGTTCCCGCATGTTTGGTATTATTATTGGTTATTGGGATGA
- a CDS encoding ABC transporter permease, producing MLFSQEWKAIVQRPLPFLFCIVFPILLMGLFILLGYGMLNPSSDEKITAAIIDEDGTFETKALLSQLQSETKLQEVVELKNMTFQEAKKSLEEGNITGYILIPKGFTESLRIGENDPLYLVTSNQQMYQGSLLDSFLNSGASYISAAQSGVNTVYDLYLKGISDSKERNELLNQTIVSYSMFALGRNQWFQNIEVPHGASNGWSTHIIVAYLFTTLMMSMLLYLFLWESPTKNKFFLERLRMLNKTRPHLILHEFGRLWIFGVFVSFVNYGITILTPFTMHMPLLKVTGLILITSFVFSAFILFFYHIFHSPGLGFAGKGFIMSVIFYLEGIWIPSIYLPESPTWTQWVYPFPNVYSIWVEGVSTKWTGEMIQLVIMGIVYLILLVLFAIRKEKHYAYYTISPS from the coding sequence ATGTTGTTTTCTCAAGAATGGAAGGCGATCGTTCAACGACCCCTTCCTTTTTTATTTTGTATAGTGTTTCCTATTCTTCTCATGGGACTTTTTATTTTACTTGGTTATGGAATGTTAAATCCCAGTTCGGATGAAAAGATAACAGCAGCCATAATTGATGAGGATGGAACATTTGAAACAAAAGCCCTTCTTTCTCAATTGCAAAGTGAAACCAAACTACAAGAAGTAGTTGAATTGAAGAATATGACTTTTCAGGAAGCTAAAAAAAGCCTGGAAGAAGGGAATATAACAGGATATATTCTTATACCGAAAGGGTTTACAGAAAGTCTAAGAATCGGTGAGAATGATCCTCTTTATCTGGTTACAAGTAATCAACAAATGTATCAAGGGTCTTTATTAGATAGTTTTTTAAATAGTGGTGCTTCCTACATATCTGCTGCACAAAGCGGAGTGAATACCGTTTATGACCTATACCTTAAAGGAATTTCGGACTCTAAGGAAAGGAATGAACTATTAAATCAAACGATTGTATCTTACAGTATGTTTGCGTTAGGACGAAATCAGTGGTTTCAAAATATAGAAGTTCCTCACGGGGCATCAAATGGCTGGAGTACTCACATCATTGTTGCTTACCTTTTTACAACTCTTATGATGAGCATGCTTTTATATCTCTTTTTATGGGAAAGTCCGACTAAAAATAAATTTTTTTTAGAAAGACTTAGAATGCTTAATAAAACAAGACCACATCTTATACTCCATGAATTCGGCAGATTATGGATCTTTGGAGTATTTGTATCGTTTGTAAATTATGGGATTACTATACTTACTCCGTTTACCATGCACATGCCTTTATTAAAAGTAACAGGTCTAATTCTTATTACATCCTTTGTGTTTTCTGCTTTTATTCTTTTCTTTTATCATATATTTCACTCACCTGGTCTTGGTTTTGCTGGAAAAGGATTCATTATGTCTGTGATTTTTTACTTGGAGGGAATATGGATTCCGTCGATTTATTTGCCGGAGTCACCGACGTGGACCCAGTGGGTTTATCCATTTCCAAATGTTTATTCGATCTGGGTAGAGGGAGTTTCAACAAAATGGACAGGAGAAATGATTCAATTGGTGATCATGGGGATCGTTTATCTCATTCTACTGGTTCTCTTTGCCATAAGAAAGGAGAAACATTATGCTTACTACACTATTTCTCCGTCTTAA
- a CDS encoding DUF6583 family protein gives MESQRKKGIKLWLVALITIIVIGGFGIAAYGLLKDFNPKLAYLSAEEKTFEEQLERMEPYLKDAYEHQENMQSKAFQSNGELTTEFSLGGEQMTQMLPMMSMIQGIVANSSITTSLQVNPEQSKVFGEFDVNMQGTSLLGAKVYQDETISGVYAPFMYDQYLTLENSRLGEFLEETGEVNPEINEIPNFTKYLSTGMTVDEAKELTLEYSKTIADQLTDEQFIMEKGVEYKGHSYDEVTVTLTGEEARNVISALVEKMKNDERISDLFQSQLVGSGAELDLVIEEIDNIEIPNGMVLKAYLDKGYVAHRTVSVDIAAEGETVTIQLDTSYLKDGDKYTSTFDLNVEPQLGEGYAAINYQAVGEPTDKGLHVDYDMALSFSDDFTNFSAGATLATDYYNKGSETAFDLTFEGSDMPAEIPVISGFLNTSLEKDEVLTTSNSELGITIDMNDPTTGNIILDVILRYKEDVEFTNDLEFPSLEAQAVNLLELSEEERNQLIHEMESNMNQLTQGLEMFGGF, from the coding sequence ATGGAATCACAAAGGAAAAAGGGGATCAAACTATGGCTTGTTGCCTTGATCACTATTATAGTGATTGGTGGCTTTGGTATAGCAGCTTATGGGTTATTGAAAGATTTTAATCCGAAATTGGCTTATTTAAGTGCAGAAGAAAAAACATTTGAAGAACAATTGGAACGTATGGAGCCTTACTTAAAGGATGCTTATGAGCATCAAGAAAACATGCAGAGTAAGGCCTTTCAATCGAATGGAGAATTAACCACAGAGTTTAGTTTAGGCGGCGAACAGATGACTCAAATGTTACCCATGATGTCTATGATTCAAGGAATCGTAGCTAACTCAAGCATAACTACCAGTCTACAGGTAAACCCTGAACAGAGCAAAGTATTTGGTGAATTTGATGTAAATATGCAAGGGACAAGCTTACTTGGTGCTAAAGTATATCAAGATGAAACAATATCAGGAGTCTATGCACCATTCATGTACGATCAATATCTTACACTGGAAAATTCCCGTTTAGGAGAGTTTCTAGAAGAAACTGGAGAAGTGAATCCTGAAATCAATGAAATCCCAAATTTTACGAAATACCTATCAACTGGCATGACAGTGGATGAAGCGAAAGAATTAACTTTGGAGTACTCCAAGACCATTGCTGATCAGCTTACTGATGAGCAATTTATAATGGAAAAGGGAGTAGAATATAAGGGTCATTCTTACGATGAAGTTACAGTCACTTTAACGGGAGAAGAGGCTCGCAATGTAATAAGTGCTTTAGTGGAAAAAATGAAGAATGATGAGCGTATATCGGACCTTTTCCAATCCCAGTTGGTTGGATCAGGGGCTGAACTCGATCTAGTTATTGAGGAAATCGACAATATTGAAATTCCAAATGGTATGGTGTTAAAGGCTTATCTAGATAAAGGGTATGTAGCACACCGTACTGTTTCAGTAGATATTGCAGCAGAGGGTGAAACAGTAACAATCCAGCTGGATACTAGTTACCTAAAAGATGGTGACAAGTATACAAGTACTTTTGATTTAAATGTTGAACCCCAATTAGGGGAAGGGTATGCAGCCATTAACTATCAAGCTGTAGGTGAGCCAACTGATAAAGGCTTACATGTTGACTATGATATGGCACTTTCCTTTAGTGATGATTTTACGAACTTCTCTGCAGGTGCAACATTGGCTACTGATTATTATAATAAAGGATCAGAAACAGCCTTTGACCTCACTTTTGAGGGGTCAGATATGCCGGCTGAAATTCCAGTGATTTCAGGCTTTCTAAACACATCTCTAGAAAAAGATGAAGTCCTAACTACATCTAACTCAGAATTGGGTATAACGATTGATATGAATGATCCAACTACAGGAAATATTATTTTAGATGTAATTCTTCGCTACAAAGAGGATGTTGAATTCACAAATGACTTAGAATTCCCTTCTCTGGAGGCTCAAGCGGTTAATCTCTTAGAGCTGAGTGAAGAAGAAAGAAATCAACTGATACATGAAATGGAGTCCAATATGAACCAGTTGACGCAAGGGTTAGAAATGTTTGGCGGATTTTAA
- the sigI gene encoding RNA polymerase sigma factor SigI, whose protein sequence is MISRLFQKRIDNSLEEQVIAAQNGQSDITNHLLEKYRPFIAKTVSEVCKRFIDPNHDDEFSIGLIAFHEAIDAYSSEKGSSFLSFAKLVIKRKVIDYIRSEKKKVAVASIDHFYDNEDYSENPEEVKAANEQYRLQMEAMHRQEEIKDYQIKLKRYQLSFEELTKISPKHKDARESAIKVAKLLYQEESLRNYVFDKKKLPIKDLEAKVDVSKKTLERNRKYIIAIFIILCEDYLYLKDYLRGVG, encoded by the coding sequence TTGATCAGCCGTTTATTTCAAAAACGTATAGATAATTCACTCGAAGAACAAGTCATCGCAGCGCAGAATGGGCAGAGTGATATTACCAATCATCTCCTGGAAAAATATCGCCCCTTTATTGCCAAAACAGTTTCTGAGGTATGTAAACGTTTCATCGACCCAAATCACGATGATGAATTTAGTATTGGTCTGATTGCTTTTCATGAAGCAATTGATGCTTATTCCAGTGAAAAAGGAAGTTCTTTCCTTTCATTCGCTAAGTTGGTCATTAAACGTAAGGTCATCGATTACATAAGAAGTGAGAAAAAGAAGGTAGCAGTTGCTTCTATCGACCACTTTTATGATAATGAGGATTACTCAGAAAATCCTGAGGAAGTAAAGGCCGCAAATGAACAATATAGATTACAGATGGAGGCCATGCATCGTCAGGAAGAAATTAAGGATTATCAAATAAAACTCAAGAGGTACCAATTGTCTTTTGAGGAACTGACGAAAATATCACCAAAGCATAAGGATGCAAGAGAGTCTGCAATTAAAGTAGCCAAGCTTTTGTATCAAGAAGAAAGTCTTCGAAATTATGTGTTTGATAAGAAAAAACTTCCTATAAAAGATTTAGAGGCGAAGGTAGATGTAAGCAAAAAAACACTTGAAAGAAACCGAAAATATATTATCGCCATTTTTATCATCTTATGTGAGGATTATTTGTATTTAAAGGATTATTTAAGGGGGGTGGGATGA
- a CDS encoding serine protease → MDDQKDDINFKKESKTKTPETIDESDLYEELEPEEMLEVLKEEREKALARKRAEKENLNPPAGFPRWIFWLIAFVMAFQIISIIPKTFSIPAIEFLMTSADLLDDEDMQKYKESVVLVKAGGSKGTGFSIDSEGTILTNHHVIEDSHQITVTFPEDGMYKAKVSESYPDIDLAVLTIEGEDLPFLTLSGSPEYNKGDPIRFIGNPLQFSGIANEGNLLEMTQLKSWEREVMMIEAPVYRGNSGSPVLNEDGEVIGVIFATLKKEPFGKVGLFVPITYYLDKGKLQSAAVPH, encoded by the coding sequence TTGGATGATCAAAAAGATGATATCAACTTTAAGAAAGAAAGCAAAACAAAAACTCCAGAGACAATAGATGAGTCAGATCTGTATGAAGAGCTTGAGCCTGAAGAGATGCTGGAGGTTCTTAAAGAAGAACGAGAAAAGGCTTTAGCAAGAAAAAGAGCAGAGAAAGAAAACCTAAATCCTCCTGCAGGTTTTCCTCGATGGATTTTTTGGCTCATTGCCTTTGTGATGGCTTTTCAAATCATATCAATTATTCCGAAGACATTCTCTATCCCAGCGATAGAATTTTTAATGACATCAGCTGACCTTTTGGATGATGAAGATATGCAAAAGTACAAGGAATCCGTCGTTCTAGTAAAGGCTGGGGGCAGTAAAGGTACAGGGTTTTCCATAGATTCAGAGGGTACGATTCTTACCAATCACCATGTAATAGAAGATAGCCATCAAATAACCGTCACGTTTCCAGAGGATGGAATGTACAAAGCGAAGGTTTCAGAGTCTTATCCCGATATTGATTTGGCTGTGTTAACCATTGAAGGGGAGGACTTACCGTTTTTAACTTTAAGTGGAAGTCCTGAGTATAATAAAGGAGATCCTATTCGTTTTATAGGTAATCCACTCCAATTTTCTGGTATTGCAAATGAAGGAAATTTATTGGAGATGACACAGCTAAAAAGTTGGGAGCGAGAGGTCATGATGATCGAGGCCCCTGTCTATCGAGGGAATAGTGGCAGTCCGGTATTAAATGAAGATGGGGAGGTAATTGGAGTTATATTTGCTACGTTAAAGAAGGAACCTTTTGGAAAAGTAGGGCTATTTGTCCCTATTACGTATTATCTTGATAAAGGGAAACTTCAATCAGCGGCAGTCCCCCACTGA
- a CDS encoding ABC transporter ATP-binding protein: MNKKSTERRLFDYALSFKKSILLGLLCLVLAVALELTGPFIAKKIIDDHILGVEGTWYEVEETLDKSVQYHGSHYIRRDRLEDTSTATDIVSIVQVGRKYYMVEDEVPVNGAKSMEGDQIKIETIDGSQFYEGDPLTIQEIGTFFKSEVQPIFLLLGLYVLLLLIAAFFQFGKTYLLQVSSNRIIQKMRGDIFTHIQRLPIPYFNDRPAGKIVARVTNDTEAIKELYVKVLATFVTSAVYMIGIYSALFLLDARLAAFCLILVPILLVWINVYKRLVLKHNHVVRSTISEINGNINESIQGMPIIQAFRQKKQTEEEFEVLNQRHFTFQSKILKLDALTSHNLVNVIRNITFVGFIWYFGSQSMNIGSVVTAGVLYAFVDYLNRLFEPMNQVVNQLPQLEQARVGASRVFELMDQQGEETDHDAIPKYRGHIEFNHVSFSYDGKEDVLKNLNFTIQSGETVAFVGHTGSGKSSIMNLLFRFYDPQKGTIKIDGNDTKQWSKQQVRSHMGIVLQDPFIFSGTILSNVTMNDERISRDHAIAALKAVGADRFIEKLSKKYDEPLKEKGSTLSSGERQLISFARALAFDPAILILDEATANIDTETEVLIQNALQVLKQGRTTLVIAHRLSTIQQADQILVLDHGKIIETGNHQQLLEQSGVYYQMYEMQKGKLKIS, encoded by the coding sequence ATGAATAAAAAATCCACCGAACGACGTTTATTTGATTATGCCCTTTCTTTTAAAAAGTCCATTCTTTTAGGGTTATTGTGCTTAGTATTAGCCGTAGCTCTTGAATTGACCGGTCCTTTTATCGCGAAGAAAATAATTGATGATCATATTTTAGGGGTTGAAGGTACCTGGTATGAAGTTGAAGAAACTTTAGATAAATCCGTTCAATATCATGGAAGTCATTATATAAGAAGAGACCGTTTAGAAGATACATCTACAGCCACTGATATTGTTTCCATCGTTCAAGTTGGACGAAAATATTATATGGTAGAGGATGAAGTACCCGTAAATGGAGCGAAGAGTATGGAAGGGGATCAAATCAAAATTGAAACAATAGATGGATCCCAATTTTACGAAGGAGATCCCCTTACTATTCAGGAGATAGGAACCTTCTTTAAGTCCGAAGTTCAACCTATTTTCCTATTATTAGGTCTCTATGTCTTACTTTTACTCATAGCAGCGTTTTTCCAATTCGGAAAAACTTATTTACTTCAAGTATCTTCGAATCGAATCATTCAAAAAATGCGTGGAGATATTTTTACTCATATTCAAAGGCTGCCAATTCCTTATTTTAATGATCGACCAGCAGGGAAAATTGTTGCACGCGTTACGAATGATACAGAAGCTATTAAAGAGCTTTATGTTAAGGTTTTAGCGACCTTTGTTACAAGTGCTGTTTATATGATTGGGATCTATTCTGCTCTTTTTCTTTTAGATGCCCGTTTAGCAGCTTTTTGTTTAATTCTCGTTCCTATCCTACTTGTCTGGATAAATGTCTACAAACGGCTTGTATTAAAGCATAATCATGTCGTTCGATCCACAATAAGTGAGATTAACGGAAATATTAACGAATCTATTCAAGGTATGCCTATCATTCAGGCATTTCGGCAAAAGAAACAGACTGAGGAAGAGTTCGAGGTGCTTAATCAGCGTCATTTTACTTTCCAAAGTAAAATTTTGAAGCTGGATGCCTTAACGTCTCATAATCTTGTAAATGTTATTCGGAATATTACCTTTGTTGGATTTATCTGGTATTTTGGTTCTCAATCAATGAACATTGGTTCTGTTGTAACAGCAGGGGTCTTATATGCGTTTGTTGATTATTTAAACCGCTTGTTTGAGCCAATGAATCAAGTGGTAAACCAGTTACCACAGCTTGAACAGGCTCGAGTAGGTGCATCAAGGGTTTTTGAGCTTATGGATCAACAAGGTGAAGAAACAGACCATGATGCAATTCCAAAATATAGGGGACATATAGAATTTAATCATGTATCCTTTAGCTATGATGGAAAAGAAGATGTATTGAAAAACTTAAACTTCACCATTCAATCAGGAGAGACTGTTGCTTTCGTTGGCCATACAGGTTCAGGAAAAAGCTCCATTATGAATCTATTGTTTCGATTCTATGATCCTCAAAAAGGGACTATAAAGATTGATGGAAATGATACAAAACAATGGTCTAAGCAACAAGTGCGATCTCATATGGGGATTGTGTTACAGGATCCATTCATTTTTTCGGGAACCATTCTATCAAATGTAACAATGAATGATGAACGAATTAGCCGCGACCATGCGATTGCGGCATTAAAAGCAGTCGGAGCAGACCGCTTTATTGAGAAGCTTTCGAAGAAATATGACGAACCATTAAAAGAGAAGGGTAGCACTTTATCAAGTGGTGAACGTCAGTTAATTTCTTTTGCAAGAGCCCTTGCATTTGATCCAGCTATCTTAATTTTAGATGAAGCGACAGCAAATATTGATACAGAAACAGAGGTTCTAATACAAAATGCCCTTCAAGTGCTAAAACAAGGACGAACCACTTTAGTCATTGCTCATCGCTTGTCGACGATTCAGCAAGCCGATCAAATTCTTGTTCTTGATCATGGGAAAATCATTGAAACGGGAAACCACCAACAGCTTCTCGAACAAAGTGGAGTGTACTATCAAATGTATGAAATGCAAAAAGGAAAATTGAAAATTTCTTAA